TCGGAAGACCATGAGAAACCTCTTGCTTGTTCACGCCATCGTTTCCGTCTTGATTATCATCCGTGCGTACCCGCTTATTCTGCTGGAAGCTATTGTTGTTGAGGAAGGTCGTGTCATCGGGGTGCTTGCGCATGCCGAGGGTTGCAGCAGCGATGCGGTTCAGAGAATTCATGTCATCAGATACAGAACTGGGGTGCTGGCCCTGGGGACCCGGGGTGGGTACCGAGCCCGAGGGGCTGGAGTTCTGGACTCCGGCAGAGGCAAGCGCCATTTCTGTTGTGCGGGGTTGGCTCAAATCGATGTTGGCCGGGAGCTCGGGGACTTCACCCTGGGCTTCGAGAAGACGCGATTGCAAGTTGATGATGTATTCGCGCAGCTGATAGTTCTCGCCGACCAGGGACTTGACCTGCTCCTTGAGGGGGTCGATGTTCTTGACCTCTTCCTCGAGCTTGCGGATGTATGTTTCCTTGCGCTGGCGGAATGCACGCTATCCGGATGATAAGCGAAGAACGTTGTGCAGAGTATCAAATTAACATACCTGGGCAGCACGGTTCTGGGCAGCACGCTTGGAAGTGGACAGTTCACGCTTGCCATAGCTTTTGGAGCCGCCGTCGGATGGGGGAGAACCCTGGGGTTGGGTGGGGGTTTGGGGAGCGCCGAGCATGGCACCCGAGATAGCAGGGTCAATGTTTGGCTGGTCTCGCGGGCTAGCATTATTGGGCTGTAAGTGCTGTTGCTGGCCTGGGGCACCCTGGGGGCGACCGCCCAGGTGATGCTGAGCAGCTAAAAGCTGGTCATGGAGGACTATATCATCATGTTAGCGATGGGGAGCTATCACGTGCGACGCGCACCCTAATTTGCCCAGGTGGGATTAGATAGGAGATTGGGGTACGGTAGTTTTCAGCCTCAAACCCCACGCACCCACGAATCCCTTAAAAgcaaagggaaaaaaaggacaacAGCTACAATCACGTACCCTGATCCGCGTGATCCTATAGTCAAATGTCAGTATGAATCATAGTAGTAACAGAATGCAGGACCTAGATGACGCGACGTGACTGGAGGGAGACTCCACGCGTCGAGACGTCGAGTCCCGTCCTCAACACGTTGGTAACGCAGCATGACTGTCTTGTATCCAAAGCATCGAGGAAGTACACAACGTGGGATCTCATCTAGATCTGATGACAAACGCGCGTTCAAGATGGTCTGCTTACCTGAGCAGAGGTTTGCATGCTTGGATGCGGTGCTGGCGCCAGTGCAGGCTGCATTGATTAAGAAGAAAGGGGATCGGTGATGAATTTGGGCAGTGGCTTTGCACGACACTCTTAGAATCCACCAGAATTGAGAGCAAAGAGAGCTGCTTTGCTGATATCAAAATACAGTTAAAATGAGGTAAGCAGTTACAGATCCGATGCTGTAAGCAGGTTGATGGCgggtggaggaggaggaggattaCTTAAGGATTCTGAGTCAGAGGATTAGGGGCGATTTATGAAAGGAGTTGGTAAGCGAATTGTCCACATTGAGTAAGCGGTGAACCATACGGTTTCTACCCCGGGGTTTATCTCCATGCTTTTTGCCGCTACATTGCCTTGGATATCACATTTACTGGCTGTGATGGGGTTTAATCATCATCTCAATCCTCTTCATATCCCTCCAATCGAATGCTGTGGTCGTGCATCTTAACATGTCCATGTATCGAGATAGCTTGCTTGATCGCTGATTATATCCCGCCCGCATCCGGCGGGTTTACTTGCTCCCGACCGAGTCAGCATGACATCACCATCCTCGCCTATCTTGACATTCGTTTCTCATGCATGAGGCACCAAcaattgaagaatcgttccATTCAATTGGGAACAACTTCTTGTATAAGATGTAAACTGAACTACTACTCCTGATTAATGTACCTTGAGTGCTTATCTAAACTTCTAACACCCGTAATCTCGTATCCACCCCAAAACACAGTCAACCTTTCACACCCCTGCCGCGACATCCTAGCTCTGCACGACTCGGAATCACTACTGTTGCTTCTTCAAGCTACCTTTGGTAGGCTGTGCATGTATTATCCCAGCTCCGATCTTCGCTGACTCAGTCCAGCCTCGCTGGTGCATCCAGAAACGGGTTGCCGGGTCGGCACCATGCGAGGACGCACGCCGAGCATCATCTTCAAGAGACGTACGTGAGATATCAGTTGACTGGGCAATGGACGTAAGATCGTCCTCCTCCTTGTCCGCGCTCACCCCAACATTGGTTGTCGACTCAAGATAGCGCTTGCGCACGAGGTAACGCTCGGCTCGCTCCTTGCGGGAGTTTGGAGGCTCAATCCCAGCCATACCAGCCCGTACAGCATACCGCACAATAAGGTACAGGTGTTCCGAAAAAAAGATTGTCAAAAGCAAAGCCCAGCCTTTAATGTCTGTCGGCTCGCCGTTAGGCCCCTGCTGTGCGTTGCCGCTGAACAGGTAGACCAGAGAAGCGCTGGTGATACTTCCGACCCAGGATAGGAATCCCAGGCTATCGAGCCA
The nucleotide sequence above comes from Penicillium digitatum chromosome 1, complete sequence. Encoded proteins:
- a CDS encoding BZIP transcription factor, putative; the protein is MQPALAPAPHPSMQTSAQDHADQVLHDQLLAAQHHLGGRPQGAPGQQQHLQPNNASPRDQPNIDPAISGAMLGAPQTPTQPQGSPPSDGGSKSYGKRELSTSKRAAQNRAAQRAFRQRKETYIRKLEEEVKNIDPLKEQVKSLVGENYQLREYIINLQSRLLEAQGEVPELPANIDLSQPRTTEMALASAGVQNSSPSGSVPTPGPQGQHPSSVSDDMNSLNRIAAATLGMRKHPDDTTFLNNNSFQQNKRVRTDDNQDGNDGVNKQEVSHGLPMVN